Part of the Nitrosophilus alvini genome, AGCTGTCATGACGGTGTCAGCGCAATGAACAGCGTTGTAAACGCCCCAGGTTCAGGCGGATATAATACTAACGGAACATATATAGGAAATGACAGCAATCTTCCTAAAACAATGCCTGCAAGCGATATCATAGCTATCGGACTTAACGGTGACTTGACAAACGATCATCCGGTATCCATAACTTATGTTGAAGGGGTAGCCGGTTTAAAACCTAAAAATACCGCTATTACCGGCTGGAATAATGCTTCGACTATAAATGATCTGTTAAGAGACGGAAAAGTGCAGTGTGTAAGCTGCCACGACCCCCACGATCCTACATATAGTAGATATCTCAGACACAGAAATACCGCAAGCGAACTTTGCAAAACCTGCCACGATAAATAGAGCCATCAGTCACGATTCACGAATCAAGAATCGTGACCGGCATTCCCCACACTCACACCCACACCCACACCCACACTAACACTCACACTAACACATGTACTTACACTCAAAATAAAAAAATTGAATAACTTAAATATATATAATGTTTATGCAACTCTTGGTAAATAATATTTTTTATCTATTTTTTTACACTATTTTTACAAAGATTGGTTACAATAATAATTGAAACAACTACAACTCACAGGAGGACGATATGAGAAGAACTGAAATAGCCAAAATTGCAGCAGCAGCCATTTTAGCACTGGGTGTTACTTCTGCAATGGCGACCATCACGGGAAGTAAGCACGACCTTTCTGCTACAGGCGGTGGTACGATAAAGGCTGATGCAGGTCAGAACAATGATGAGATCTGTGTATACTGCCACACCCCGCACGCCGCTAACACAGACTTTGCAGGAGCACCGCTCTGGAACAAAGCTACACCTTCATCTGGTTCATTTACAATGTACGGTGCAACTGCAGCTAATACAGCTGGACAGACTATTGCAGGGACTTCAACTGACCAGCAGCCAAACGCTCCATCTTTGGCATGTCTAAGCTGCCATGACGGTGTTAGCGCTATCAACTCTATTGTTAACGCGCCTGGTTCTGGTGGATATAACGCAAGCGGACAGCTAGTAGCGTTCGGTGCAACTGCAGCCGGAACAGCAAAAACTATGCCTGCAGGTGTAACGCAGATAGGAACAGACCTTACAAACGACCACCCTGTCTCTATCACTTATGTAGAGGGTGCGGCTAGCCTTAAACCTACTACTACAGCAGTTACAGGCTGGAGCGGTGCAAGCACTATTGCCGATCTTCTTAGAAACGGCAAAGTTGAGTGTGTAAGCTGCCACGATCCTCACCTTGGCGAGAGCGACACTTTCCTTAGAAGAAACGCTGGTACTGTAGGAGAAGCTAGTAACAAAGGAAGTAAAGTTTGTCTAACTTGTCATGACAAGTAATGTTTGACTGTTTACAAAAAGGTACAGCTACGGCTGTACCTTTTTTTTTGCCAAATTTTTTCAAGAGAGGTTGATAAACAAACATTATATTTAAAATAATACTTATTTATAATATTTTGTGATACCAACCTTTTTTGAAAACAGTTGGTAACATATTCTGGTTTGTCATTTCTTTGTCACGTCAAAAATTGCCTATCACACTTTTCTTTGATATAATGAACAAAAATTATTCACGAGGAGAATGTTCTTGAAAAGGACGGTACTTTATCTATTATCTACTATACTCTTATTATCTATGTTCACCGGGTGCGCCCCGCAAAAACAGCAGGAAGTTCGCATCATTATGCCGCCTCCGCCTGAGGAACCAAGACTCTTTTATGTGGGAAGCTACAGAGGTGA contains:
- a CDS encoding cytochrome c3 family protein produces the protein MKKRILINIGIFTALSTFLFAQSMVGTQHDLGTGYGGDNDEICVYCHTPHASNVNYGAPLWNKPMITTSFKMYGATTEGVAGQTIAGTATDASPTGATLACLSCHDGVSAMNSVVNAPGSGGYNTNGTYIGNDSNLPKTMPASDIIAIGLNGDLTNDHPVSITYVEGVAGLKPKNTAITGWNNASTINDLLRDGKVQCVSCHDPHDPTYSRYLRHRNTASELCKTCHDK
- a CDS encoding cytochrome c3 family protein, whose product is MRRTEIAKIAAAAILALGVTSAMATITGSKHDLSATGGGTIKADAGQNNDEICVYCHTPHAANTDFAGAPLWNKATPSSGSFTMYGATAANTAGQTIAGTSTDQQPNAPSLACLSCHDGVSAINSIVNAPGSGGYNASGQLVAFGATAAGTAKTMPAGVTQIGTDLTNDHPVSITYVEGAASLKPTTTAVTGWSGASTIADLLRNGKVECVSCHDPHLGESDTFLRRNAGTVGEASNKGSKVCLTCHDK